One Pseudorhodoplanes sinuspersici DNA segment encodes these proteins:
- the fabG gene encoding 3-oxoacyl-[acyl-carrier-protein] reductase — MFDLTGKTALVTGATGGIGNAIARALHKQGATVAISGTRKEVLDQLAGELKERVHVLPCDLSNKDEVEALVPKAEEVMGKLDILVANAGITKDNLFVQLRDEDWDSVIDINLTATFRLSRAAVKTMMRRRNGRIIGITSVVGVTGNPGQGNYTAAKAGMIGMMKSIGKEYARRGVTANCVAPGFIATPMTDKLNEKQREAVLQMVPSGRLGSGDDIAAAVVYLASDEAAYVTGLTLHVNGGMAMI, encoded by the coding sequence ATGTTCGACCTGACCGGCAAGACTGCGCTTGTAACCGGCGCTACCGGTGGCATCGGCAATGCGATCGCGCGGGCTCTGCACAAGCAAGGTGCAACCGTGGCGATCTCCGGCACGCGCAAGGAGGTGCTCGATCAACTCGCAGGAGAGTTGAAGGAGCGCGTGCATGTGCTGCCTTGCGATCTCTCCAACAAGGATGAGGTCGAGGCCTTGGTGCCGAAGGCCGAAGAGGTGATGGGCAAGCTCGACATCCTCGTCGCCAATGCCGGCATCACCAAGGACAATCTGTTCGTGCAATTGCGCGACGAGGATTGGGACAGCGTCATCGACATCAATCTGACCGCAACATTCCGCCTGTCGCGTGCGGCCGTCAAAACGATGATGCGCCGCCGCAACGGCCGCATCATCGGCATTACGTCGGTTGTCGGCGTCACCGGCAATCCGGGGCAGGGCAATTACACCGCGGCGAAGGCCGGCATGATCGGCATGATGAAATCGATCGGCAAGGAATACGCACGCCGCGGCGTTACCGCCAATTGCGTCGCACCGGGCTTCATCGCAACACCAATGACCGACAAGCTGAACGAAAAACAGCGCGAAGCGGTGCTGCAAATGGTGCCATCGGGCCGTCTTGGCTCGGGCGACGATATTGCCGCAGCGGTTGTGTATCTGGCCTCGGACGAAGCCGCCTATGTCACGGGGCTGACGCTGCACGTGAACGGCGGAATGGCAATGATCTGA
- the fabD gene encoding ACP S-malonyltransferase: protein MAAAFVFPGQGSQAVGMGKALAEAFPAARAVFEEVDSALGEKLSAVMWDGPADRLTLTENTQPALMAVSLAAMRVLEAEAGLDLKRDAKFVAGHSLGEYSALAAAGAFSIGDAARLLRIRGNAMQKAVPVGEGAMAALLGLSFEDAAAAAQEAAQGEVCQTANDNGGGQVVVSGNKAAVERAVEIAKGKGAKRAMLLQVSAPFHCALMQPAADAMAEALSKTNVNKPVVPVVANVLAQPIDDPQEIVRRLVEQVTGTVRWRECVETMAGAGVTQFYEVGSGRVLTGLLKRIVDGATGSAIGTPDDIAAFKAARSAAGV, encoded by the coding sequence GTGGCGGCGGCATTTGTATTTCCGGGACAGGGCAGCCAGGCCGTAGGCATGGGCAAGGCGCTGGCCGAGGCCTTTCCAGCGGCCCGCGCCGTATTCGAGGAAGTGGATTCCGCGCTTGGGGAAAAGCTCTCGGCCGTCATGTGGGATGGCCCGGCCGACCGGCTGACGCTCACGGAAAACACCCAGCCCGCGCTGATGGCGGTGTCGCTCGCGGCAATGCGTGTCCTCGAGGCGGAAGCGGGGCTCGACCTGAAGCGTGATGCCAAATTCGTCGCTGGCCATTCCCTTGGCGAGTATTCGGCGCTGGCGGCGGCCGGCGCCTTCTCGATCGGGGATGCGGCGCGGCTGCTGCGGATTCGCGGCAACGCCATGCAAAAGGCGGTGCCGGTGGGTGAAGGAGCGATGGCGGCGCTTCTCGGGCTATCCTTCGAGGATGCTGCGGCCGCCGCGCAGGAAGCCGCACAAGGTGAGGTCTGCCAGACCGCCAATGACAATGGCGGAGGGCAGGTCGTCGTCTCCGGCAACAAGGCCGCAGTGGAGCGCGCCGTCGAGATCGCCAAGGGCAAGGGCGCCAAGCGCGCGATGCTTCTGCAGGTCTCCGCACCCTTTCACTGCGCGCTGATGCAGCCGGCCGCCGACGCGATGGCAGAAGCTTTGTCAAAGACCAACGTGAACAAGCCAGTCGTGCCGGTGGTCGCCAATGTGCTGGCGCAGCCGATCGACGATCCACAGGAAATCGTGCGGCGGCTGGTCGAGCAGGTGACCGGCACCGTTCGCTGGCGCGAATGCGTGGAAACGATGGCCGGAGCCGGTGTGACGCAGTTCTACGAAGTCGGCAGCGGCAGGGTTCTGACCGGTTTGCTGAAGCGCATCGTTGATGGTGCAACCGGTTCCGCGATTGGAACGCCGGACGATATCGCCGCCTTCAAGGCTGCTCGCTCGGCCGCAGGCGTGTGA
- the rplI gene encoding 50S ribosomal protein L9, with the protein MEVILLERVAKLGQMGETVRVKDGFARNFLLPHGKALRATKENKERFEGMRKELETKNLENRGEAQKVADKLDGKSFTALRQASESGQLYGSVSARDIADLITEGGFKVARSQIALHAPIKMIGSHKVEIALHPEVDVKVTMIVARNADEAERIARGEDVTVRREDADHAREVAAAAAGAFFDPDAEPEAEEEASEESADKA; encoded by the coding sequence ATGGAAGTGATTTTGCTCGAACGCGTCGCCAAGCTCGGTCAGATGGGCGAGACCGTGCGCGTGAAGGACGGCTTCGCGCGCAATTTCCTCTTGCCGCACGGCAAAGCCCTGCGTGCCACCAAGGAAAACAAGGAGCGCTTCGAAGGCATGCGCAAGGAGCTTGAGACCAAGAATCTCGAGAACCGCGGCGAAGCCCAGAAGGTCGCCGACAAGCTCGACGGCAAGAGCTTCACGGCCCTGCGTCAGGCGTCGGAATCCGGCCAGCTCTATGGTTCGGTGTCGGCGCGCGATATCGCCGACCTCATCACCGAAGGCGGCTTCAAGGTTGCCCGCAGCCAGATCGCCCTGCATGCACCGATCAAGATGATCGGATCGCACAAGGTCGAAATCGCATTGCATCCGGAAGTCGACGTCAAAGTCACCATGATCGTTGCACGCAATGCCGATGAGGCTGAGCGCATTGCCCGCGGTGAAGACGTCACCGTGCGCCGTGAAGATGCCGACCATGCGCGCGAAGTCGCCGCCGCTGCGGCCGGTGCCTTCTTCGATCCGGACGCAGAGCCGGAAGCGGAAGAAGAAGCCTCGGAAGAATCAGCCGACAAGGCCTGA
- a CDS encoding DUF2232 domain-containing protein: protein MMQIVLVGLGAGAASALLFASIASGSLLSIFLFYLAPLPIMIAAIGWSHWSALVAAVAAALGLGIAFGNIFFFLAFVIGIGLPAWWLGYLALLARTDADGNVEWYPAGRIVLWCAAIAAAMVLIAIPNFGLDEEQFRAGLRNAFERVLQEQGRTAAGTPLDANSDNAKRIVDLLVAIMPLAAAILATVTNSLNLYLAGRIVTVSGRLRRPWPDLSAIRFPPLAHATFATSLVLSFMPGLIGTIGSIVAAALMMAYGLLGFAVLHAITRATGGRFFILTGTYIAVLFIGWPIIVLTLIGVADAIFDFRNRVGAGKPPALTE from the coding sequence ATGATGCAGATTGTTCTTGTCGGATTGGGTGCAGGCGCGGCGTCCGCGCTCCTGTTCGCATCCATTGCATCCGGCTCTCTGCTGTCGATCTTCCTGTTCTATCTCGCACCGCTGCCGATCATGATCGCGGCGATCGGGTGGAGTCATTGGTCAGCCCTGGTCGCGGCCGTGGCTGCCGCACTCGGTCTCGGCATCGCCTTCGGCAACATCTTCTTCTTCCTTGCTTTCGTGATCGGGATTGGCCTGCCTGCCTGGTGGCTTGGTTATCTTGCGCTGCTGGCGCGCACCGACGCTGATGGCAATGTCGAATGGTATCCGGCCGGCCGCATCGTTTTGTGGTGCGCGGCCATTGCCGCTGCGATGGTCCTCATCGCAATCCCGAATTTCGGTCTCGACGAAGAGCAATTCCGCGCCGGTTTGCGTAATGCCTTCGAGCGTGTGCTGCAGGAACAGGGCCGCACGGCCGCCGGCACACCGCTGGATGCGAACAGCGACAACGCCAAGCGCATCGTGGATTTGCTGGTCGCGATCATGCCGCTCGCCGCGGCCATCCTCGCCACCGTCACCAATTCACTGAACCTCTATCTGGCCGGTCGCATCGTGACGGTGTCAGGCCGCCTGCGCCGCCCCTGGCCCGATCTGTCCGCCATTCGGTTCCCGCCTCTGGCGCATGCAACCTTCGCCACATCGCTGGTCTTGTCATTCATGCCGGGCCTGATCGGCACGATCGGCAGCATCGTCGCTGCGGCCTTGATGATGGCGTATGGCCTGCTCGGCTTTGCAGTCCTGCATGCCATTACGCGGGCAACCGGCGGCCGCTTCTTCATCCTGACCGGCACCTACATCGCCGTGCTGTTCATCGGCTGGCCGATCATCGTTCTCACGCTCATCGGCGTCGCTGACGCCATTTTCGATTTCCGCAACCGCGTCGGAGCCGGCAAGCCGCCGGCCCTGACAGAGTGA
- a CDS encoding SAM-dependent methyltransferase — protein MERLLQAGLTRFIRRGNLRLTVADEKPLNFGDGTGTPVAIRFWNRRAVLRVLLNPELRFGEAYMKGDFVLESGTIADLLSVLMSQGQHGEVPFFARPQAILRYGRRRLDQFNHRKRSRRNVAHHYDLDGRLYSLFLDADRQYSCAYFETPDQTLDDAQLAKKRHLAAKLLIESGQRLLDIGSGWGGLGLYLAEYCGAKVTGVTLSEEQLKLARGRAVERHLTDSVEFRLQDYRDLNERFDRIVSVGMFEHVGVNHYRGFFEQCARLLSDDGVMVLHSIGRSEGPSATNPWIDKYIFPGGYIPALSEVLPAIERAGLLVTDIEILRLHYAETLKAWRTRFMARAEEARRLYDERFVRMWEFYLAASEMAFRHQGMMVFQIQLAKRVEAVPITRDYIPREENRLRARERNTRAPLRMAGE, from the coding sequence ATGGAGCGGTTGCTTCAGGCTGGTCTGACACGGTTCATTCGTCGCGGCAACCTGCGTCTAACGGTCGCCGACGAAAAACCACTGAATTTCGGCGACGGAACCGGAACGCCGGTTGCGATTCGATTTTGGAATCGCCGCGCGGTGTTACGTGTCCTGCTCAATCCGGAGTTGCGTTTCGGCGAAGCCTATATGAAGGGCGACTTTGTGCTCGAAAGCGGCACGATTGCCGACCTGCTTTCGGTGCTGATGTCGCAGGGACAGCATGGCGAGGTCCCCTTCTTCGCACGCCCGCAAGCGATCCTGCGTTATGGCCGTCGCCGGTTGGACCAATTCAACCACCGGAAGCGCTCGCGGCGCAATGTCGCCCATCACTATGACCTCGACGGGCGTCTCTACTCGCTCTTCCTCGATGCCGATCGGCAATATAGCTGCGCCTATTTTGAGACGCCGGATCAGACGCTCGATGATGCGCAGCTCGCCAAGAAGCGGCATCTCGCCGCCAAGTTGCTGATCGAAAGCGGCCAGCGCCTGCTCGACATCGGCTCCGGCTGGGGCGGACTCGGCCTTTATCTCGCCGAATATTGCGGCGCCAAGGTCACCGGCGTCACCCTGTCGGAAGAACAACTCAAGCTTGCGCGCGGCCGCGCCGTCGAACGTCACCTGACCGATTCGGTCGAATTCCGTCTGCAGGATTATCGCGATCTCAACGAACGCTTCGACCGGATTGTCTCGGTCGGCATGTTCGAGCATGTCGGCGTCAATCACTACCGCGGCTTTTTTGAGCAATGCGCGCGCCTCTTGAGCGACGACGGGGTCATGGTGTTGCATTCGATCGGGCGGTCGGAAGGCCCGAGCGCCACCAATCCATGGATCGACAAATACATCTTCCCCGGCGGCTACATCCCTGCTTTGTCCGAAGTCCTGCCGGCGATTGAGCGCGCCGGACTGCTCGTCACCGATATCGAAATCCTGCGCCTGCATTATGCGGAGACACTCAAGGCCTGGCGGACCCGTTTCATGGCCCGTGCCGAGGAGGCGCGCCGCCTTTACGACGAGCGATTCGTGCGGATGTGGGAATTCTACCTGGCAGCATCGGAGATGGCGTTCCGCCATCAGGGCATGATGGTGTTCCAGATCCAGCTCGCCAAACGTGTCGAGGCCGTGCCGATCACGCGTGATTATATCCCACGCGAGGAAAACCGGCTGCGCGCGCGGGAACGCAACACGCGCGCACCGTTGCGCATGGCCGGCGAATGA
- the mltG gene encoding endolytic transglycosylase MltG → MDQTPITPRSPRAALEPERVAAPKKRRSRGARHPVVVAGNAIFTIILLLAVVTGVGVYWGKQKFEQPGPLQDEKVVNIPRGLGIRDISDLLAREGVISDPWIFTGGALALKARGEDLKFGEYEFAKGASPRAVAETLIDGKVVQHQFTVAEGLTSEQIVAKLLENDKLTGTLREIPREGSLLPESYRFTRGASREDIVKRMQTAQQRVLKEVWDRRAQDLPVKTPDQLLTLASIIEKETGKPDERTRVAAVFVNRLKSKMKLQSDPTIIYGLVGGKGSLGRGILKSEITQPTPYNTYVIEGLPPGPIANPGRLSIEAAANPARTKELYFVADGTGGHTFTESYDQHQKAVTKLRGIEKDAAAAAADADGTQTPAEPAATTGEKPAAPAARPAQRNRSKQGARTQNTAPANGGRTQ, encoded by the coding sequence ATGGATCAGACCCCGATAACACCGCGCTCCCCCCGCGCTGCTCTCGAACCGGAGCGGGTCGCGGCGCCAAAGAAGCGCCGGTCTCGGGGAGCCCGCCATCCTGTCGTGGTCGCGGGCAATGCGATCTTTACCATCATTCTTTTGCTCGCCGTGGTCACCGGCGTCGGCGTCTATTGGGGCAAGCAGAAATTCGAGCAGCCGGGGCCGCTGCAGGACGAGAAAGTGGTCAATATTCCCCGTGGGCTCGGCATTCGCGATATCAGCGATTTATTGGCGCGCGAAGGCGTCATTTCCGATCCCTGGATCTTTACGGGCGGGGCGCTGGCGCTGAAGGCGCGCGGCGAGGACCTCAAATTCGGCGAATACGAATTCGCCAAAGGCGCAAGCCCGCGCGCTGTCGCCGAGACGCTGATCGACGGCAAGGTCGTGCAACATCAATTCACTGTCGCCGAGGGTCTGACATCAGAACAGATCGTCGCCAAGCTGCTTGAGAACGACAAGCTGACCGGGACGCTGCGGGAAATCCCGCGGGAAGGTTCGCTGTTGCCGGAATCCTATCGCTTCACGCGCGGAGCATCGCGCGAGGACATCGTCAAACGCATGCAGACGGCGCAGCAGCGCGTGCTGAAGGAAGTCTGGGATCGTCGCGCGCAGGATCTTCCCGTGAAGACGCCGGATCAATTGCTGACTTTGGCTTCGATCATCGAGAAGGAAACCGGCAAGCCGGATGAGCGCACGCGTGTGGCCGCCGTTTTCGTCAATCGCCTGAAGAGCAAGATGAAGCTGCAATCCGATCCGACGATCATTTACGGTCTGGTCGGTGGCAAAGGCTCGCTCGGTCGCGGCATCCTCAAGAGCGAGATTACGCAGCCGACGCCCTACAACACCTATGTCATCGAGGGGCTGCCGCCGGGGCCCATCGCCAATCCGGGGCGCTTGTCGATCGAGGCCGCCGCCAATCCGGCGCGCACCAAAGAGCTCTATTTTGTGGCCGATGGGACAGGTGGTCATACCTTCACGGAAAGCTATGACCAGCATCAGAAGGCTGTGACGAAGTTGCGCGGCATCGAGAAGGACGCCGCCGCGGCTGCTGCTGATGCGGATGGCACACAGACACCGGCCGAGCCGGCGGCCACGACAGGCGAAAAGCCGGCGGCTCCTGCCGCGCGGCCAGCGCAGCGCAACCGGTCAAAGCAGGGCGCCCGCACCCAAAATACGGCACCTGCGAACGGCGGTCGGACGCAATAA
- a CDS encoding YicC/YloC family endoribonuclease, translating to MTLSSMTGFARSHGASGNYAWSWEIKSVNAKGLDVRLRLPPGFDAVEVAVRAKAAEMLSRGNVYATLTVSREGVAPVVRINEPVLNALIDAIGKLSRQVDAERPRLDGLLALKGVIDVSEDEETEEAKSDAETAVIAGFAQAIKGLTEMRRHEGEAIGKVLLARLDEMAVLADRAEKAPGRQPEAVKKKLADQIAVLLDASSRFDPDRLHQEAILMAGKADIREELDRLAAHIAQARKLMTGGGAVGRRLDFLSQELNRETNTLCSKSNDIELTNIGLELKSVVEQFREQVQNLE from the coding sequence ATGACATTATCGAGTATGACCGGCTTCGCCCGCAGCCATGGCGCGAGTGGGAATTATGCCTGGTCCTGGGAAATCAAGTCGGTCAATGCCAAGGGCCTTGATGTGAGACTGCGGCTGCCGCCAGGCTTCGACGCGGTTGAGGTCGCGGTTCGTGCAAAGGCCGCCGAGATGCTGTCACGCGGCAATGTCTACGCGACCTTGACGGTCAGCCGCGAGGGTGTCGCGCCGGTGGTGCGGATCAACGAGCCCGTCCTGAATGCGCTGATCGATGCCATCGGCAAACTGTCCCGCCAGGTGGATGCGGAAAGGCCGCGGCTCGACGGATTGCTGGCGCTGAAAGGTGTCATCGACGTCAGCGAAGACGAAGAGACCGAAGAGGCAAAGAGCGACGCGGAGACTGCCGTCATTGCCGGTTTTGCGCAGGCGATCAAGGGGCTGACCGAGATGCGCCGGCATGAAGGTGAGGCGATCGGCAAGGTGCTGCTCGCACGCCTCGATGAAATGGCGGTGCTGGCCGATCGGGCCGAGAAGGCACCGGGACGCCAGCCGGAAGCCGTCAAGAAAAAGCTCGCCGATCAGATCGCCGTCCTGCTCGATGCGTCCAGCCGGTTCGATCCCGACCGCCTGCATCAGGAAGCAATCCTGATGGCCGGCAAGGCCGATATCCGTGAAGAGCTGGACCGGCTCGCCGCGCATATCGCGCAGGCGCGCAAATTGATGACGGGTGGCGGCGCGGTCGGCCGCCGGCTGGATTTCCTGTCGCAGGAATTGAACCGCGAAACCAACACGCTTTGCTCGAAGTCGAACGACATTGAATTGACCAATATCGGACTCGAACTGAAGAGTGTGGTCGAGCAGTTTCGCGAGCAGGTACAGAATCTCGAATGA
- the rpsF gene encoding 30S ribosomal protein S6 — translation MPLYEHVFLARQDASAQQVDDLTNQFKGIVEGLGGKVEKTEYWGVKSLTYRMNKNRKAHFTLMNLDAPAAAINEIERQERLSEDVLRYMTIRVEELEEGPSAMMRKAERDDREREGRGFGGGFGGGFGGGGGRFGDRDRGPRRDRDDRPRDDAGASSNAGGEA, via the coding sequence ATGCCGTTATACGAGCACGTTTTTCTTGCGCGCCAGGATGCCAGCGCGCAGCAGGTCGATGACCTGACCAATCAGTTCAAGGGCATTGTCGAGGGTCTTGGCGGCAAGGTCGAGAAGACCGAATACTGGGGCGTGAAGTCCCTGACCTACCGCATGAATAAAAACCGCAAGGCGCATTTCACGCTGATGAATCTGGACGCTCCGGCGGCCGCCATCAACGAGATCGAGCGTCAGGAGCGTCTCAGCGAAGACGTCCTGCGTTACATGACGATCCGCGTCGAGGAACTCGAGGAAGGCCCGTCCGCAATGATGCGCAAGGCCGAGCGCGACGATCGTGAGCGCGAAGGCCGTGGCTTTGGCGGCGGCTTCGGTGGTGGATTTGGCGGCGGCGGCGGCCGCTTCGGCGACCGTGACCGCGGCCCGCGTCGTGATCGCGACGACCGGCCGCGCGATGATGCTGGCGCGTCGAGCAACGCCGGCGGGGAGGCATAA
- the gmk gene encoding guanylate kinase, whose product MNANIEIARRGIMLIVSSPSGAGKTTLTRNLLDKEENVSLSISVTTRARRTSEIDGIHYKFLSRRQFELMRDGGELLEWAEVHGNFYGTPREPVETALAEGRDVLFDIDWQGTQQLYNSMRQDVVSVFVLPPTAEELKLRLERRAEDTQEIIARRLKNAAEEIPHWEEYDYVLVNRDLEKSFIRLRGILTAERLKRVRKEDIQDFVDHLLSDLKTLTP is encoded by the coding sequence ATGAATGCGAATATTGAAATCGCCCGCCGCGGCATCATGCTGATCGTGTCGTCGCCCTCGGGTGCGGGGAAGACGACGTTGACACGTAATCTTCTGGATAAGGAAGAGAATGTCAGCCTATCGATTTCAGTGACCACCCGTGCGCGACGGACGAGCGAGATCGATGGCATTCACTACAAGTTCCTGTCGCGACGTCAATTCGAGTTGATGCGCGACGGCGGCGAGCTTCTGGAATGGGCGGAGGTGCACGGTAATTTCTATGGCACTCCGCGCGAGCCGGTCGAAACCGCGCTGGCGGAAGGCCGCGATGTTTTGTTCGATATCGATTGGCAGGGCACGCAGCAGCTCTACAATTCGATGCGTCAGGATGTGGTGAGCGTCTTTGTTTTGCCGCCGACCGCCGAAGAGTTGAAACTGCGGTTGGAGCGGCGGGCGGAAGATACGCAGGAGATCATCGCGCGCCGTCTCAAGAACGCGGCCGAGGAAATCCCGCACTGGGAGGAATATGACTACGTCCTCGTCAATCGCGATCTCGAAAAAAGTTTCATCCGTCTGCGTGGTATCCTCACGGCCGAACGATTGAAGCGCGTGCGCAAGGAAGACATTCAGGACTTCGTCGATCATCTGTTGTCCGACCTGAAAACTCTGACGCCCTGA
- the rpsR gene encoding 30S ribosomal protein S18, whose translation MSMQNSGGGRRPFFRRRKTCPFSGANAPKIDYKDVKLLQRYVSERGKIVPSRITAVSAKKQRELAQAIKRARFLGLLPYVIK comes from the coding sequence ATGTCGATGCAGAATTCCGGTGGCGGACGCCGCCCCTTCTTTCGTCGTCGCAAGACCTGCCCGTTCTCTGGCGCCAATGCGCCGAAGATCGACTACAAGGACGTGAAGCTGCTGCAGCGTTACGTCTCCGAGCGCGGCAAGATCGTGCCGAGCCGGATCACCGCGGTATCGGCCAAGAAGCAGCGTGAACTCGCCCAGGCGATCAAGCGCGCCCGCTTCCTCGGCCTGCTGCCTTACGTGATCAAGTAA
- the fabF gene encoding beta-ketoacyl-ACP synthase II codes for MRRVVVTGMGMVSPLGCGVETSWKRILEGRSGARPIQTFETSDLPCRIACSVPRGDGSDGTFNPDQWMEPKEQRKVDPFIIYAMSAARQALDDANWKPSTPDEQYATGVMIGSGIGGVGGIAEGAILVKERGPRKLSPFFIPGRIINLASGYVSIEFGLKGPNSAVVTACSTGTHAIGDASRMIALGDADVMVAGGAESPIDRLSMAGFAACRALSTSYNDTPERASRPYDRDRDGFVMGEGAGALVLEEYEHAKKRGAKIYAEVIGYGMSGDAYHITAPSPDGEGAFRCMTAAIKRAGISAGDIDYINAHGTSTMADTIELAAVERVVGNAAAKISMSSTKSSIGHLLGAAGAVEAIFSILAIRDQVAPPTINLDNPSVETPIDLVPHKAREREIKVALSNSFGFGGTNATLVVRAI; via the coding sequence ATGAGGCGTGTTGTCGTTACAGGCATGGGAATGGTCTCGCCGCTGGGTTGCGGCGTCGAGACCTCGTGGAAACGTATTCTCGAAGGCCGTAGCGGCGCCCGCCCGATCCAGACATTCGAGACCTCCGACCTGCCATGCCGGATCGCGTGCAGCGTTCCGCGTGGTGATGGCTCCGACGGCACCTTCAATCCCGATCAGTGGATGGAGCCGAAGGAGCAGCGCAAGGTCGACCCGTTCATCATCTATGCGATGAGCGCGGCACGTCAGGCGCTGGATGACGCGAACTGGAAGCCGAGCACGCCGGATGAGCAATATGCCACAGGCGTGATGATCGGCTCCGGTATCGGCGGCGTCGGCGGCATCGCAGAAGGTGCGATCCTCGTGAAGGAACGCGGACCGCGCAAGCTGTCCCCGTTTTTCATTCCCGGCCGCATCATCAATCTCGCCTCCGGCTATGTCTCGATCGAATTCGGCCTGAAAGGTCCGAACTCGGCCGTGGTCACCGCCTGTTCGACGGGTACGCACGCCATCGGCGATGCGTCGCGCATGATTGCGCTTGGCGATGCCGACGTGATGGTGGCGGGCGGCGCGGAATCGCCGATCGACCGGCTGTCGATGGCCGGCTTTGCGGCCTGCCGTGCGTTGTCCACCTCTTACAACGATACGCCCGAGCGGGCGTCGCGTCCTTATGACAGGGATCGCGATGGCTTCGTCATGGGTGAGGGTGCCGGCGCACTCGTGCTTGAAGAATACGAGCATGCCAAAAAGCGCGGCGCGAAGATTTATGCCGAAGTGATCGGCTATGGCATGTCAGGCGACGCCTATCACATCACCGCACCGTCGCCCGATGGTGAAGGTGCGTTTCGCTGCATGACCGCCGCGATCAAACGCGCCGGCATTTCCGCGGGTGATATCGACTATATCAACGCGCATGGGACATCGACCATGGCGGACACGATCGAACTGGCCGCTGTCGAGCGTGTCGTCGGCAATGCCGCTGCGAAGATCTCGATGTCCTCGACCAAATCATCGATCGGGCATCTGCTCGGCGCGGCGGGAGCGGTCGAGGCGATCTTCTCGATCCTTGCGATCCGTGATCAGGTCGCCCCGCCCACGATCAACCTCGACAATCCGTCTGTTGAAACGCCGATCGATCTTGTGCCGCATAAGGCCCGCGAGCGGGAGATCAAGGTGGCGCTGTCGAATTCGTTCGGCTTTGGCGGTACCAACGCGACACTGGTCGTGCGCGCGATCTAG
- a CDS encoding acyl carrier protein — MSDISERVKKIVVEHLGVEPDKVTEQASFIDDLGADSLDTVELVMAFEEEFGCEIPDDAAETILTVGDAVKFLEKNAKS; from the coding sequence ATGAGTGACATCTCCGAGCGAGTGAAGAAGATTGTTGTGGAGCACCTCGGTGTCGAGCCCGACAAGGTGACCGAGCAGGCGAGCTTTATCGACGATCTCGGGGCGGACTCCCTGGACACGGTCGAACTCGTGATGGCGTTCGAAGAAGAATTCGGATGCGAGATTCCGGACGACGCGGCTGAGACCATTCTCACCGTCGGCGATGCCGTGAAGTTCCTCGAAAAGAACGCCAAAAGCTGA